Proteins from one Esox lucius isolate fEsoLuc1 chromosome 19, fEsoLuc1.pri, whole genome shotgun sequence genomic window:
- the LOC105018174 gene encoding C-type lectin domain family 4 member E-like isoform X1: MSDAKPDMNKKAEIDRGEMDMRVEEIYVSPDTQRDGDTRTRTHETEDTDPHYVPGDQRSESERSRKRSIFAVSLGLVCVLLLTRIIVLSVYFNRTIKEKEELQIRNKNLTKERDHLQEKLSVFGWRYFGSSFYFLSAEQKTWYESRQDCQMREADLVIINSEEERRFLSGLQMRFWIGLTDKDEEETWKWVDGTELTTGFWEPRQPDNYQGQEDCAEMNFGGNKPLEAWNDLNCRRLSREEVQTGPKVSPSLSNILL, from the exons ATGTCTGATGCCAAGCCAGATATGAACAAGAAGGCTGAGATtgacagaggagagatggacatGAGGGTGGAGGAGATCTACGTCAGTCCAGACAcccagagagatggagacaccaGAACCAGAACACATGAGACAGAAGACACTGATCCACATTATGTACCAGGAGACCAGCGctcag AGTCTGAAAGATCAAGGAAGAGATCTATATTTGCAGTGTCTCTGGGGCTGGTGTGTGTTCTCCTACTGACTAGGATCATAGTCCTGTCTGTTTACT TTAACAGAACCatcaaagagaaagaagaatTACAGATCCGCAATAAAAACCTGACTAAAGAGAGAGATCATCTTCAGGAAAAGCTCTCTGTGTTCG GATGGAGATACTTTGGATCcagtttttatttcctctcTGCTGAGCAGAAAACCTGGTATGAGAGCAGACAGGACTGTCAGATGAGAGAAGCAGACCTGGTGATCATAAACAGTGAAGAGGAACGG AGATTTCTCAGTGGACTTCAAATGAGATTCTGGATTGGACTGACTgacaaagatgaagaggaaaccTGGAAatgggtggatggtacagaacTGACCACAGG GTTCTGGGAACCTAGACAGCCTGATAACTATCAGGGTCAGGAGGACTGTGCTGAGATGAACTTTGGGGGAAACAAACCTTTAGAGGCATGGAATGACTTAAATT GTCGTCGTCTTAGTAGAGAGGAAGTACAAACTGGACCCAAAGtatctccatccctctccaacATACTGCTCTGA
- the LOC105018174 gene encoding C-type lectin domain family 4 member E-like isoform X2 codes for MNKKAEIDRGEMDMRVEEIYVSPDTQRDGDTRTRTHETEDTDPHYVPGDQRSESERSRKRSIFAVSLGLVCVLLLTRIIVLSVYFNRTIKEKEELQIRNKNLTKERDHLQEKLSVFGWRYFGSSFYFLSAEQKTWYESRQDCQMREADLVIINSEEERRFLSGLQMRFWIGLTDKDEEETWKWVDGTELTTGFWEPRQPDNYQGQEDCAEMNFGGNKPLEAWNDLNCRRLSREEVQTGPKVSPSLSNILL; via the exons ATGAACAAGAAGGCTGAGATtgacagaggagagatggacatGAGGGTGGAGGAGATCTACGTCAGTCCAGACAcccagagagatggagacaccaGAACCAGAACACATGAGACAGAAGACACTGATCCACATTATGTACCAGGAGACCAGCGctcag AGTCTGAAAGATCAAGGAAGAGATCTATATTTGCAGTGTCTCTGGGGCTGGTGTGTGTTCTCCTACTGACTAGGATCATAGTCCTGTCTGTTTACT TTAACAGAACCatcaaagagaaagaagaatTACAGATCCGCAATAAAAACCTGACTAAAGAGAGAGATCATCTTCAGGAAAAGCTCTCTGTGTTCG GATGGAGATACTTTGGATCcagtttttatttcctctcTGCTGAGCAGAAAACCTGGTATGAGAGCAGACAGGACTGTCAGATGAGAGAAGCAGACCTGGTGATCATAAACAGTGAAGAGGAACGG AGATTTCTCAGTGGACTTCAAATGAGATTCTGGATTGGACTGACTgacaaagatgaagaggaaaccTGGAAatgggtggatggtacagaacTGACCACAGG GTTCTGGGAACCTAGACAGCCTGATAACTATCAGGGTCAGGAGGACTGTGCTGAGATGAACTTTGGGGGAAACAAACCTTTAGAGGCATGGAATGACTTAAATT GTCGTCGTCTTAGTAGAGAGGAAGTACAAACTGGACCCAAAGtatctccatccctctccaacATACTGCTCTGA
- the LOC105018174 gene encoding C-type lectin domain family 17, member A-like isoform X5, which translates to MVCPSAAVTESERSRKRSIFAVSLGLVCVLLLTRIIVLSVYFNRTIKEKEELQIRNKNLTKERDHLQEKLSVFGWRYFGSSFYFLSAEQKTWYESRQDCQMREADLVIINSEEERRFLSGLQMRFWIGLTDKDEEETWKWVDGTELTTGFWEPRQPDNYQGQEDCAEMNFGGNKPLEAWNDLNCRRLSREEVQTGPKVSPSLSNILL; encoded by the exons ATGGTTTGCCCTTCGGCAGCCGTTACAG AGTCTGAAAGATCAAGGAAGAGATCTATATTTGCAGTGTCTCTGGGGCTGGTGTGTGTTCTCCTACTGACTAGGATCATAGTCCTGTCTGTTTACT TTAACAGAACCatcaaagagaaagaagaatTACAGATCCGCAATAAAAACCTGACTAAAGAGAGAGATCATCTTCAGGAAAAGCTCTCTGTGTTCG GATGGAGATACTTTGGATCcagtttttatttcctctcTGCTGAGCAGAAAACCTGGTATGAGAGCAGACAGGACTGTCAGATGAGAGAAGCAGACCTGGTGATCATAAACAGTGAAGAGGAACGG AGATTTCTCAGTGGACTTCAAATGAGATTCTGGATTGGACTGACTgacaaagatgaagaggaaaccTGGAAatgggtggatggtacagaacTGACCACAGG GTTCTGGGAACCTAGACAGCCTGATAACTATCAGGGTCAGGAGGACTGTGCTGAGATGAACTTTGGGGGAAACAAACCTTTAGAGGCATGGAATGACTTAAATT GTCGTCGTCTTAGTAGAGAGGAAGTACAAACTGGACCCAAAGtatctccatccctctccaacATACTGCTCTGA
- the LOC105018174 gene encoding C-type lectin domain family 4 member E-like isoform X3, with the protein MSDAKPDMNKKAEIDRGEMDMRVEEIYVSPDTQRDGDTRTRTHETEDTDPHYVPGDQRSESERSRKRSIFAVSLGLVCVLLLTRIIVLSVYFNRTIKEKEELQIRNKNLTKERDHLQEKLSVFGWRYFGSSFYFLSAEQKTWYESRQDCQMREADLVIINSEEERRFLSGLQMRFWIGLTDKDEEETWKWVDGTELTTGFWEPRQPDNYQGQEDCAEMNFGGNKPLEAWNDLN; encoded by the exons ATGTCTGATGCCAAGCCAGATATGAACAAGAAGGCTGAGATtgacagaggagagatggacatGAGGGTGGAGGAGATCTACGTCAGTCCAGACAcccagagagatggagacaccaGAACCAGAACACATGAGACAGAAGACACTGATCCACATTATGTACCAGGAGACCAGCGctcag AGTCTGAAAGATCAAGGAAGAGATCTATATTTGCAGTGTCTCTGGGGCTGGTGTGTGTTCTCCTACTGACTAGGATCATAGTCCTGTCTGTTTACT TTAACAGAACCatcaaagagaaagaagaatTACAGATCCGCAATAAAAACCTGACTAAAGAGAGAGATCATCTTCAGGAAAAGCTCTCTGTGTTCG GATGGAGATACTTTGGATCcagtttttatttcctctcTGCTGAGCAGAAAACCTGGTATGAGAGCAGACAGGACTGTCAGATGAGAGAAGCAGACCTGGTGATCATAAACAGTGAAGAGGAACGG AGATTTCTCAGTGGACTTCAAATGAGATTCTGGATTGGACTGACTgacaaagatgaagaggaaaccTGGAAatgggtggatggtacagaacTGACCACAGG GTTCTGGGAACCTAGACAGCCTGATAACTATCAGGGTCAGGAGGACTGTGCTGAGATGAACTTTGGGGGAAACAAACCTTTAGAGGCATGGAATGACTTAAATT AG
- the LOC105018174 gene encoding C-type lectin domain family 4 member K-like isoform X4, which yields MSDAKPDMNKKAEIDRGEMDMRVEEIYVSPDTQRDGDTRTRTHETEDTDPHYVPGDQRSVNRTIKEKEELQIRNKNLTKERDHLQEKLSVFGWRYFGSSFYFLSAEQKTWYESRQDCQMREADLVIINSEEERRFLSGLQMRFWIGLTDKDEEETWKWVDGTELTTGFWEPRQPDNYQGQEDCAEMNFGGNKPLEAWNDLNCRRLSREEVQTGPKVSPSLSNILL from the exons ATGTCTGATGCCAAGCCAGATATGAACAAGAAGGCTGAGATtgacagaggagagatggacatGAGGGTGGAGGAGATCTACGTCAGTCCAGACAcccagagagatggagacaccaGAACCAGAACACATGAGACAGAAGACACTGATCCACATTATGTACCAGGAGACCAGCGctcag TTAACAGAACCatcaaagagaaagaagaatTACAGATCCGCAATAAAAACCTGACTAAAGAGAGAGATCATCTTCAGGAAAAGCTCTCTGTGTTCG GATGGAGATACTTTGGATCcagtttttatttcctctcTGCTGAGCAGAAAACCTGGTATGAGAGCAGACAGGACTGTCAGATGAGAGAAGCAGACCTGGTGATCATAAACAGTGAAGAGGAACGG AGATTTCTCAGTGGACTTCAAATGAGATTCTGGATTGGACTGACTgacaaagatgaagaggaaaccTGGAAatgggtggatggtacagaacTGACCACAGG GTTCTGGGAACCTAGACAGCCTGATAACTATCAGGGTCAGGAGGACTGTGCTGAGATGAACTTTGGGGGAAACAAACCTTTAGAGGCATGGAATGACTTAAATT GTCGTCGTCTTAGTAGAGAGGAAGTACAAACTGGACCCAAAGtatctccatccctctccaacATACTGCTCTGA